One Streptomonospora salina genomic window, CCTCCAGCGGCCGGAACCCGCCGAACTCGACCCCGTAGGTGTCGGCCAGCCCGGGGACGCCCTGGGGCCGGGTCTCGAACTCGGCGGGGGCTCCCAGGGTCATGCCGCCGGCCACCCCGTCCAGATCGCCGATCGCGGTCAGACCGTGCTCTTCGGCGGTCTCCCTGGTCACGGTGATGGAGTCCTTGTTCTGGGCCGGGGAGGACTCCAGGACGGCCAGTTCGTCCGGCAACTCCTCGCGCACCGCCTGATTGGTCTCCTCGGTCGTGCCCGAGGCGGCTTCCGGGTCGAGGTGGTAGAGGATCCCCCCGTTGTACTCGGGGAAGACCGACAGGTTCCCCTGGATGATCTGGTCGTAGTAGACCTCGCGGCTGCCGATGTCCAGTTGGGTCTCGACGGTGATCCCCTCGGCCTCCAGCGCTTTGGCGTAGATGTGGGCCAGCAGCGTGCTCTCGGGGAAGTTCGCCGATCCCACGACGAGGGCGCCGCCGCCCGCGCCGCCGCCTTCGTCGTCACCGGAGTAGGGGTCGCCGCCACCGCCGCAGGCGGCCAGGAGGAGCAGGGGCGCTGCGGCGATCGCGGTCCGCGTCGGAGTGCGCATGGTTCACCTTCTCGTGTGCGGGTGCTGTAGGTGTGGTCAGGCAGTGGCGGAGGCGGCGGAGCGGGCGCGCAGCCCGGGGGCGATCAGCCTGCGGCGCAGCAGGGCGAACAGGGCGGTGACCGCCAGGGCCAGCACGACCACCAGCAGCGCTCCGGCCAGGATCTGCTCGATGCGCTGCTGGGACTGGCCGTCGACGATGAACCGGCCGAGCCCGCCGATGCCCACGTAGGCGGCGATGGTGGCTGTGGACACGACCTGGATGGCGGCGGTGCGCAGCCCGAGCAGGATCAGCGGCATGGCCAGCGGAACCTCCAGGCGCCACAGGACCTCGCGGCCGCGCATACCCATCCCCCGGGCGGCGTCGGTGAGCTGCGGGTCGACGCCCCGCACCCCCTCGTAGGTGTTGACCAGTACCGGCGGTACGGCCAGCGCCACCAGCGCCGCCTGCACCGGGACCAGTCCCAGCCCCATCGCCAGCACCGCCAGGGTGAGCACGCCGATGGTGGGCAGGGCGCGGGCGAAGTTGGCCAGGCTGATGGCCGCGAAGCCGCCGCGGCCGGTGTGGCCGGTGAGCAGGCCGGCCGGGACCGCGATCACGGCTGCGGCCAGCAGCGCCAGCGCCGAGTAGTAGACGTGTTCGGCGAAGCGCACCGGGATTCCGCTGGGGCCGCTCCAATGCTCGGGTTGGGCGAGCCAGGAGGCCACGTCGGCGACGAGGGTCACGCCGGCGCCCCCTCTCCGGACCGCGCGGCGGCGGCCTCGGCGGCTCGGCCGCGCGCGGAGCGGCCGTGGCGCCGGGCGGGGCCGCGATCGCGCGTCCACGGGGTGAGGGCGCGCTGGGCCAGTACCAGCAGGCCGTCGGTGGCGAAGGCCAGCGCCACCGACAGCGCGATGCCCACCACGACCGGGGCGGCGAAGTCGCGGGCGAAGCCGTAGGTGAGGATGATGCCGCCCAAGCCGCCCAAGCCCACCAGGGAGGCGACGCTGACCATGCTGATCGTGGCCACCGACGCCACGCGCAACCCTGCGATGATCACCGGGACGGCGACCGGCA contains:
- a CDS encoding ABC transporter permease gives rise to the protein MTLVADVASWLAQPEHWSGPSGIPVRFAEHVYYSALALLAAAVIAVPAGLLTGHTGRGGFAAISLANFARALPTIGVLTLAVLAMGLGLVPVQAALVALAVPPVLVNTYEGVRGVDPQLTDAARGMGMRGREVLWRLEVPLAMPLILLGLRTAAIQVVSTATIAAYVGIGGLGRFIVDGQSQQRIEQILAGALLVVVLALAVTALFALLRRRLIAPGLRARSAASATA
- a CDS encoding ABC transporter substrate-binding protein, giving the protein MRTPTRTAIAAAPLLLLAACGGGGDPYSGDDEGGGAGGGALVVGSANFPESTLLAHIYAKALEAEGITVETQLDIGSREVYYDQIIQGNLSVFPEYNGGILYHLDPEAASGTTEETNQAVREELPDELAVLESSPAQNKDSITVTRETAEEHGLTAIGDLDGVAGGMTLGAPAEFETRPQGVPGLADTYGVEFGGFRPLEGNLLVEGLRGGDVEAANLFTTDPAFTTGDFVALEDPENLFGSQNVTPLVNEEAVDQQARDVLDAVSAELTTDALIELDARVQLDHEEADEVAADWLAQNDMA